Proteins encoded in a region of the Sander lucioperca isolate FBNREF2018 chromosome 4, SLUC_FBN_1.2, whole genome shotgun sequence genome:
- the LOC116051764 gene encoding LOW QUALITY PROTEIN: toll-like receptor 2 (The sequence of the model RefSeq protein was modified relative to this genomic sequence to represent the inferred CDS: substituted 1 base at 1 genomic stop codon), whose amino-acid sequence MSFCHAFDCAKEGEEISGASETSGFIKGVKMRILTFLTFVDLLMHQSFSLSRPQCHRCEQTACNCSRQNLGTVPTAPSMLIAELDLSFNTLQTIMNNDFVAFASLQTLIMNNNRIQKIQEQAFVPLTNLEKLDLSFNRLDTLSAGWFKNLFSLQHLNLLGNKYKMLGQGNLFQPLKRLKTLHFGGPDLHSIRKSDFSGLGRLEKVVLDGRNLQVYAEGSLRQIEPIKYVTLGLNGPFLRNQALVGAILSDVAHPNTTLTFADTWFSAKYQMFPFKVTRDRGTTSVIFKNVNMTIPACMEFLNLLSDSNLTMFALEDTQLILSSVGDIAYPPHMDRLEAVVFKNVEVPRFYSFPALFFLQPLLNVVRRVSVLNCKLFLIPCESSVDFSXLEYMDVSDNLFSDLALTQMMCDGKGGLWSLQTFNISRNYLHSISSQLFTKLDKLKNIDMSGNVFRSMPETCYWPPSLQFLNLSSTHLAKVTTCLPVSLHILDLSDNDLTVFNIELPFLTELYISGNKISSLPDGGLYPCLVFLSIQNNDLQTFSSNNLNGYNNLKSLEAGSDTYVCSCGFVALMTSDWTNHRITFGDEFKSYICASPDAVRGESAADVRLSVFECHTALAFSVLCSGILLVFLLIAGLCHKFSVVWYMKMTWAWLRAKRKPKLRKGELEYDAFVSYSEMDSGWVEAHLVPELEQAEPPLRLCLHKRDFVPGGWILDNIIDAIEKSHRTLFVLSQHFVRSEWCKYELDYTHFRLFDQNDDTVVLILLEPIDKETIPKKFCKLRRVMNSRTYLEWPDDDGLMPRFWQSLRTAIKRPDTDDGNCLQFDNVDF is encoded by the exons ATGTCTTTCTGTCATGCTTTTGACTGTGCCAAGGAAGGAGAAGAGATTTCAGGTGCAAGTGAGACATCGGGATTCATCAAG GGAGTCAAGATGAGAATCCTGACATTTCTCACGTTTGTCGATCTGCTAATGCATCAAAGCTTCTCACTCTCCAGACCACAGTGTCACCGCTGTGAACAAACGGCCTGTAACTGCTCGAGACAGAACCTGGGGACCGTCCCTACAGCACCTTCAATGCTCATCGCTGAACTCGATCTCTCATTCAACACACTGCAAACAATAATGAATAATGACTTTGTTGCATTTGCCAGTTTACAGACTTTGATCATGAATAACAACAGAATCCAAAAGATCCAGGAGCAAGCATTTGTCCCGCTGACTAATTTGGAGAAATTGGACTTGTCCTTTAACAGACTGGATACGCTGTCTGCTGGATGGTTTAAGAACCTTTTTTCTCTTCAGCACCTGAATCTTTTGGGgaacaaatataaaatgttgGGTCAAGGCAATCTTTTCCAGCCACTTAAGAGATTAAAGACCCTACATTTTGGAGGACCTGATCTTCACTctatcagaaaaagtgactttTCTGGCCTCGGTCGTCTTGAAAAGGTTGTTTTGGATGGAAGAAATCTGCAAGTCTACGCAGAAGGAAGTTTGCGACAAATTGAGCCAATTAAATATGTAACACTTGGTCTGAATGGTCCATTTCTGAGAAATCAAGCGCTAGTAGGAGCTATACTGTCTGATGTTGCACAcccaaacacaacactgacattcgCTGACACATGGTTCTCCGCAAAGTATCAAATGTTCCCATTTAAAGTGACCCGAGACCGCGGAACTACAAGTGTtatctttaaaaatgttaacatgACCATTCCAGCTTGTATGGAATTTCTTAATTTGCTGTCAGACTCAAATTTAACTATGTTTGCACTTGAAGATACTCAATTAATCTTAAGTTCTGTGGGTGACATTGCGTATCCCCCACACATGGACCGTTTGGAGGCCGTTGTCTTCAAAAACGTCGAAGTCCCTCGGTTCTATAGCTTCCCAGCCCTCTTTTTCTTGCAACCTCTGCTGAACGTAGTGCGAAGGGTGTCTGTGCTAAACTGCAAGTTGTTCCTCATTCCTTGTGAATCCTCTGTCGATTTCTCATAGCTGGAGTATATGGATGTCAGTGACAACTTGTTTAGTGATCTGGCTCTTACCCAAATGATGTGCGATGGCAAAGGTGGTCTTTGGAGTCTGCAAACCTTCAACATCAGCAGGAATTACCTGCACTCGATCAGCAGCCAGCTCTTCACCAAACTAGATAAGCTTAAAAACATTGACATGAGTGGAAATGTGTTTCGTAGTATGCCTGAGACGTGTTACTGGCCACCAAGTCTCCAATTCTTAAACCTTTCATCAACACATTTAGCAAAAGTGACCACTTGTTTGCCAGTGAGTTTACACATCCTCGATCTATCAGACAATGACTTGACCGTGTTTAACATCGAACTACCTTTTCTTACAGAGTTATACATCTCTGGCAACAAAATCAGTAGTTTGCCAGATGGGGGTTTATACCCTTGTCTCGTGTTTCTCTCTATTCAAAACAATGACTTACAGACATTCAGCAGCAATAATCTAAATGGCTATAATAATCTGAAGAGTCTGGAGGCTGGTTCTGACACGTATGTCTGTTCATGTGGCTTTGTAGCGTTGATGACGAGTGACTGGACGAATCATCGAATCACCTTTGGAGATGAGTTCAAGTCGTACATCTGTGCCTCCCCGGACGCCGTGAGAGGAGAGAGCGCGGCAGACGTGAGGTTGTCAGTGTTTGAATGCCACACAGCTTTAGCTTTTTCTGTACTCTGCTCAGGCATCCTGCTGGTGTTTCTGCTCATTGCAGGTTTGTGTCACAAATTCAGTGTTGTGTGGTATATGAAGATGACCTGGGCCTGGCTGAGAGCCAAGAGGAAGCCAAAGTTAAGAAAGGGAGAGCTCGAGTATGACGCTTTTGTGTCCTACAGTGAAATGGACTCTGGTTGGGTGGAAGCACATCTGGTCCCGGAGCTCGAGCAGGCCGAGCCTCCTCTTCGGCTTTGCCTCCACAAGAGAGATTTTGTTCCCGGAGGCTGGATCTTGGACAACATCATAGACGCCATCGAGAAGAGTCACAGAACTCTGTTTGTCCTTTCTCAGCATTTTGTCAGGAGTGAATGGTGCAAGTACGAGCTGGA